The proteins below are encoded in one region of Apostichopus japonicus isolate 1M-3 chromosome 4, ASM3797524v1, whole genome shotgun sequence:
- the LOC139966156 gene encoding uncharacterized protein isoform X2, giving the protein MMVYGKFAIKEEIYLETSIMEEKSEDYVAESMENEEEKASLELDDDTINQAPLEHLSAASSSFYDMYTGGNPSVKVESVLESEEEEEEEEEEEEEGDDDDDIYYDDDDVSNRKRSKLTEDEQAAEFKRLMNSMHGDG; this is encoded by the exons ATGATGGTATACGGTAAATTTGCGATA aaagaagaaatttacCTTGAAACATCAATTATGGAGGAAAAATCTGAAGACTATGTTGCTGAGAGTATGGAAAATGAG GAAGAGAAGGCGTCTTTAGAACTGGATGATGATACCATTAACCAAGCACCTCTGGAACACCTCAGTGCAGCATCATCTAGCTTTTACGACATGTATACTGGAGGAAACCCGTCAGTCAAAGTGGAATCGGTTTTGGAAAGtgaagaggaagaagaggaggaggaagaagaggaggaggaaggggacgatgatgatgatatttattatgatgatgatgatgtgtcTAACCGTAAGAGAAGCAAACTGACTGAAGATGAGCAAGCTGCGGAATTCAAGAGGTTAATGAATTCCATGCATGGCGATGGATGA
- the LOC139966156 gene encoding uncharacterized protein isoform X1 — protein sequence MSAQKYLKILKEKERILMDIEKKLVEQLNNLKKEEIYLETSIMEEKSEDYVAESMENEEEKASLELDDDTINQAPLEHLSAASSSFYDMYTGGNPSVKVESVLESEEEEEEEEEEEEEGDDDDDIYYDDDDVSNRKRSKLTEDEQAAEFKRLMNSMHGDG from the exons ATGTCGGcacagaaatatttgaaaatattgaaggaaaaagaaagaattttaaTGGACATTGAAAAGAAGCTCGtagaacaacttaacaatcTTAAG aaagaagaaatttacCTTGAAACATCAATTATGGAGGAAAAATCTGAAGACTATGTTGCTGAGAGTATGGAAAATGAG GAAGAGAAGGCGTCTTTAGAACTGGATGATGATACCATTAACCAAGCACCTCTGGAACACCTCAGTGCAGCATCATCTAGCTTTTACGACATGTATACTGGAGGAAACCCGTCAGTCAAAGTGGAATCGGTTTTGGAAAGtgaagaggaagaagaggaggaggaagaagaggaggaggaaggggacgatgatgatgatatttattatgatgatgatgatgtgtcTAACCGTAAGAGAAGCAAACTGACTGAAGATGAGCAAGCTGCGGAATTCAAGAGGTTAATGAATTCCATGCATGGCGATGGATGA
- the LOC139966155 gene encoding uncharacterized protein, whose protein sequence is MMNFSEEQHLEELVPLYEEAFIWLNAAATECVKTRNVDLELMIEGCQHTAQMVSDIIQRDPCPIRQQALEQLKLTLENHLKVLRTKKLQLDSGLPSLHNLQASGKSNSDEDKRANGRHLAIEETILKPGNVSFKDIAGLTEAKQLLMEAIVMPLQYPQLFTGGRKPWRRILLYGPPGTGKSRLAQAVSSEISSTFYSVSSSDLISSWVGESEKLIKELFKHAMSKAGRSVIFIDEIDSICRCRSSREEEHTRRIKTELLRQMEGVDNPSGLEKLFLMCATNRPWELDSAFLRRFQKRIYIPLPDENARKALFKIHSAMSDVQLTGQELDDFAGQTKGYSGSDISNVILSALFEPIHDMQKATYWKELPDQTYTPCLSQESGGIEGVLSDFPQEKVKPRNVTVRDLLRSLESCQKTVSQDELDQFQEFTRQMGQSGR, encoded by the exons ATGATGAATTTCAGTGAAGAACAGCATCTAGAAGAATTGGTCCCACTCTATGAAG AAGCCTTTATTTG GTTAAATGCAGCAGCCACAGAAtgtgtcaaaaccagaaatgttgATCTGGAGTTGATGATAGAGGGCTGTCAACACACTGCTCAAATGGTCTCTGATATCATCCAAAGAGATCCTTGCCCAATCAGACAG CAAGCACTGGAACAGCTAAAACTGACCCTAGAGAACCACCTAAAGGTATTGAGGACAAAGAAGTTACAACTTGACTCTGGGCTACCATCTCTACACAACCTCCAAGCGTCAGGAAAGA gTAACAGTGATGAAGACAAAAGAGCCAACGGACGACATCTGGCCATTGAAGAAACCATCCTCAAACCTGGTAATGTCTCCTTCAAGGACATTGCTGGATTGACAGAAGCCAAACAACTTCTCATGGAAGCCATCGTAATGCCATTGCAATATCCACAACTCTTTACAG GAGGTAGGAAACCTTGGAGGAGAATCTTACTCTATGGACCCCCTGGCACAGGAAAGTCTCGACTTGCACAAGCTGTTTCTTCAGAGATCTCGTCCACATTTTACAGCGTGTCCAGCTCTGACCTGATCTCCTCTTGGGTTGGTGAAAGCGAAAA GTTAATTAAGGAGCTCTTCAAACATGCCATGTCCAAAGCAGGCAGATCA GTGATATTCATTGACGAGATAGACAGTATCTGCCGATGTCGTAGTTCAAGAGAAGAGGAACACACCAGACGAATAAAGACAGAACTGTTGAGACAGATGGAAGGTGTGGACAATCCGTCTGGCTTGGAGAAATTGTTTCTGATGTGTGCCACCAACAGACCCTGGGAGTTGGATTCTGCATTCCTTAGAAGATTTCAGAAAAGGATCTACATACCTCTGCCAGACGA gAATGCAAGGAAAGCATTGTTTAAAATTCACTCCGCTATGAGTGATGTTCAGTTAACAGGACAAGAATTGGATGATTTTGCTGGACAGACCAAAGGCTACTCTGGCAGTGACATATCAAATGTTATACTCTCTGCATTGTTTGAACCAATTCATGACATGCAGAAGGCTACGTATTGGAAGGAACTGCCGG ACCAGACGTATACACCCTGTTTATCTCAGGAGAGTGGAGGTATAGAGGGTGTTCTCTCAGATTTTCCTCAAGAGAAGGTGAAACCTCGGAATGTGACCGTCAGGGATCTTCTGCGATCACTGGAGTCTTGCCAGAAAACAGTCAGCCAGGACGAACTCGACCAGTTTCAAGAGTTTACCAGGCAGATGGGACAAAGTGGTCGTTAG